The region TTTAATATACTTTTAAAAGTTActgatattaataatatttttaatatatgcattttttttcattttatatagCTAAGAGCTCGTTTGGTATGTCATTGTATAGTGTAGATTCTAATCAGGGCCAGTCTTGGGCCTGTGCAGGCAaacccacagcccagggcctctaAAAAGAAAGGgcctaaaaaaaatttacattaaactttccccaaaaaacaatttagttataataattaattgtcAAGATGTTATTAATGTCTTTAGCTGACCTACTGGTTAGTAACTGTTTGTGTTAGTTTTATGTACCGGGTTCGAATCCTACCTTTTGGCTTTTgacatgttatttgttaattaatttgaattgaaagaattcaaaaattaaagcaaaatgTCACGTTGTTTGGATTCAAACACGCAATCGCTGGGCGGGTTGCAAGAGGTCAGTTGCCAAACGAACCAATATAATGGTTTTGATGAAGTTTCGAACTTTAAATATATAACGGTATCTGGCAGTTGTATCTCCAAGAGATATTTGTCTttattaggggtccatttttattatttgcccaggGTCTCCAAAATATCGGGACCGACCCTGgttctaataatattttttctcttttcttcagGGAGGTTCTTTTATTGTCTATACTTTCTTGAGTGGTGAAGTGATTGTGTATTTATGTGGATGAtcagagatttttttttttcgttatcTTCATTGTTCTATTCTTGAGCTTAGCCCTCTTTCCTTTTTTATTAAGATTAATATATTTGGACTTCCAAAAAGAAATATTATGCACGAGAATGTATTAGGCCTAGTAAGTTAAGACTTGATAAAAATTCAATACTACACAATATTTGGACTTATCATACTGTTTAAATAGATACAATCAAATATTTGGTGAATGGTAGCCGTGGTggaaagtggtggtggtggtagtagagATGACGACAGTGGTGGCAGCCATGGAGAGTGTGATACTTGTGGTGGTAGTGGGGGTGACGacagtggtgatggtggtggtgatggcagtagagtggtggtggtagtggtggtggtgtaaAGAGTGGTTGAGCTTGTGAGacctaaaataattttttcatatgatacatcttttatatatatatatgctatctccctcttcttcttttttcccaaaatactacttaatatatatatatatatatatatatatatatataatagtaaaTTAAGAAGTATTTTGGGAAAAAAAGAGACTCTAACCCTAAATCTTGCTTTTTTATTTGAgccttttctttctcattttcgaCTCTTGCTTTTTATAACAAAGGCTTAGATCTTGTATCTTTTCGATTGAGTCTTGCATCTATTCTTCGATCGTCACTCTTACTCTTTTCTTGAGATCTTCAAGCAAGGGCTAAGAAGATTGAATAAGCACAAAATGGACTTGTTGAAGACACTTAGGCTAACAAAATTCTCTCTTTGAGCCCAATCACGTCCTCACCATCATTTGGGCCAAAGGTGGAGCTTTTGAATTAAAGGTGTTATGGGCCAAGAACTTTCAAATTATGGAGTTTGGGCTTTAAACATACATTGGCGGATTTTATTTAAGCTTAATCATGCAGTTTGGACATGAAAACAATGTTTTGGAATAAGCTATTATATTTGGACGAATTTGAGTTATTATGGCTTAATAGCTTAGGTTTAGTGGCTTTTTATCTAAGGTTTTAATGTTagtgattattttattatttgtaGGGAAAATAATGACTAGTGGAGTCATTTTCTTGTTAAGGGGAAATAATTGTTGGGGGGTATATGGAGAAGTCTCTATTATAGACTACAAATTGGAGCTATGTAAGCTTTTCAAAATCATATTTTgagtaataaaaatataattttttggggcttaaatatgttggaggtccctctattTGATGGCTCCTTTGGTTTATGCCCCTATAAAAAGTGTTATTGGGAAAATACCCTTAAATGAAAAATAGTAGTTGCTTTAAGTCCCTGCCGTCAAAGTCCGTTAAAATAAAGTGACTCACCAGACGGAAGCTGATGTGGACATTTGCCACCTCATCAAGAGGTCCCACAAGGTGCTGATGTGGAAATGAgaaatgaaattttaaaatgtgCTTGGTGAGGTTCAAACTCCCAACATGGACCTTAAAGATTACAACTCTTACCTCTAGGCTAAGAGCTTTGTCATTATAAATAGTGCAGAATTTAATTAATATCTCATTCCTGGTGACGTTGCTAAAATCTTATAAAACATTACATTGTAGATTTGAACCCAATACGTTCAAGTCATAAACAAAAACCCAACAAGTAGTCTATTGACTCAATTTTAATATTCATGCGCACAATTAAATATGTAGTTAAAAACAAAGTGGTATTACTAAATTTTTAatgctttttttttgaaacagctAAATTTTTTAATGCTTAATAAACCCTTTGTGGTAGTGctaaaaattacaattttttcatattttggaCTTGTAGAAAACGTACAgattttaaacaaaataaaatataaaatgtcAATATATACTTAAGTAAACTAAATTACAAAACacgaaaatattttaaaaaaacattacaatgttttaaaaagaaaacattaattaaattttGCACTATAATTAATGACAAAGCTCCTAGCAGTAGTAAGAGTTTTAACCCTTAAGATCCATGTTGGGGGGTTCGAACCTGACTAAGTACAGTTTCAAATTTTACTTCTCATTTCCACGTCAGCACCTTGCGGACCCCCTTGTTGAGGTGGCAAATGTCCACGTCTTCTGAGTCACTATTTGTTCAACAGACTTTGATGGAAGAGACTAAAAGCaactattatttttcatttaagggtgtttttccaagaaatttttttatgggGGCCTAAACCAAATGAGCCCTAAaatagagggacctccaacatatttaagccatttTTTGGTATATAGAAATTTGGGAGAGTATTCTCTTTGGTTCTTCATTGAACTTTTCCAGACTTATCAAGGCTTGATCATTCTTGTGGCGTCGTCAACACTTGTGGTCCTTGTTTCTGGTTCTCAAGGGTTCTAGTGGATCACCAAACCTGATTCTTAGCTTTCTTGCAAGTGTGTATAGTTCAATTGATTGTGAGTTCAAGGGTTCTTGACCCTATTGGGTTCATATCACAAACCCATATCTTTCTCAACCTAGCAACGCTACaatcaaaccagaagcaactttTCTCAACCAAACCCCACAATCCAGTAATGGTAcaaccacaacaaaacccaaacgATGTgattcagagagagagagagagagagagagagagagctcatCCTCGCGAGCTTAGCCTCATCGCGCCTCGTTCAGCACACACCCATCAATCTGAATTTCATCCCTCATTGTCTTGAGCTCTACCGCATTTGTGCCCTTTGTTTTCCCCTCGATCTCATTCCTCATACTCTCCCAACCAATATCTGACCCCAACGAAAGAACAACAATCGCCAATGGCCTTACAAATCCCACCATTAGATCATCACTCACGACGATAAAGATGCCACTTTGCACCTTGATCGATTGAGTTTTCGTCTTCGCACCTTGCCTCTTGAATCTCTCTATTGCTTATTTCGTCTCCATATCTCTCCattgatatatttattttttatgggaGACTGGGAGGTTGAGGTTAGGGTTTTAATAGTTGAGATCATAGAAGAAGAATGAAAGCCAAGAAAGGAAAATGGAGAACAGGAAAAAGGGAGATGAGGTTTTGATGGAGGCGTGAGTTGGGATTAAAAAAACGGCTGGGAGAGGGTTTGGTGAATTAAATGGAAGAAGGGGTTGAGATAATGAATTATCTtattttctagattttatgtttttaatgatgaagatgataatgAACATGAACGGGGAAGGAGATGAAAATTCAAGGATTTTTATAACCATTAGTTTTCTAATGACTAAAACCATAGACGCAGTGAAATGTTGGGATAAAAAATGCTATTTTTTAAGTTTAAGAACTCCATTTACACATTCGCATTGTGTGGAAGATAAAAAATACTCTTAAGCCTAATTAATGACACCCTAATTAATATCAAACTTGGACGAAAAAGGCAAAGCTCCTAAGACCATTCACAATGgttaaacaacaaaagttttgtttaccccttttctaccccactttttctcttcccaacactccacatcatcttctctctccaattcaacaaactctcaacaattacccactccaatgattttctctctcaacaccctaccccaccactcaccctaccccaccactttttatttcatattatttaattttatattattatttttattatttacataaaattacagttattgttttaaattaaattaaataataaacactcaacaatttttttttttactatagacaataatttattttatttccttaactaaAAAATGGAAGACGACAAACGgagcacacaataatttattttatttccttaacttaaaatgcaagacaacaaactaagcacacaacacacaaataacgtaattagtacgatacaaatcatcttccatcacgaagcatttgcaaaatttgtccatatgtgcttcactagatctgcttgcagttcatgatgaacgttcgaatcacgcaactcggatctagcacgcacatgatttgcaaaagcgggtaacacctcggtcgagtatggttgcggtgtactagatccaccttccccagattgctcaaaatcggtccaacgttgagcatatgaatctcgttcatcctcaacaatcatattatgtaatatgatgcatgatctcataatgatacccaaatcaactatgtcccacaaacgagctggttcacggatgattttaaaacgagcttgaagaactccaaatgcacgttcgatgtccttccgacatccctcctgaacttgtgcaaacaacttgtcgggttcactttgaggaagtctaatcgatttgacgaaagttggataagaagggtagataccatcagctagatagtatgtcatattatagggacgttgattcacaaagTAATTCACATTTggagcctttccctgttccacgtcatcaaacactggtgaccgatctagaacgtttatgtcgttcaacgttcccggacatccaaaaaaggcatgccagatccatagatcatgaGATGCAACTGCCTCAAGAATAACcgttgtggttcccttatcccctctagtaaattgaccttcccatgctttaggacaatttttccactcccagtgcatgcagtcaatactcccgatcatgcctgggaacccccgcatttcaCAAACATGTAGTATTTTTTGCAGGTCATCTTCGGTTGGTGCTCTAAGGTACtcgtgctcatacaatcgtatgattcctttacagaatctacgtaaacactccagtgctgtagtacctccgattttgatgtactcatcgactgcatctgctgccacaccataggctaacattcgcattgctgttGTACATTTTGTCAAGGGTGATATTCCTTCTTTATAGGCTGCATCaactcgctgggtgaagtagttatcactacttgaaaggtccgcaccgattcgaaggaaaacatgtttttgcatccgataccgacgacgaaacattgtatcgtcatatgtaggctcattggcaaagtagtcctCAATTAGCCTTCGGTTTGCCGCTGCATGATCTTTCCTGACATATTTTCTGCTATGAGGTGCCCTGTCTTCCAATATTTTGTTTCGATGCTCCCTAACTTGGTTGAGTATAAAAGCTTCTTCAAGttcagaattttgaaggtatgcTGCAAAATCAAAAGGATTTGGAACTGGATTTTCAAAAGGATCAGGAtccatttgttttgaaattggaagagatttgggatattggttcttgtgattttcacaagaattcgaagtagattggaagagatttgggatattggtacatcaatggatctatgaatctatatatataagtacattgacttgacaccactggtggattcgaaataagttatcaactagagttaataatcggaaaaggacaagattcgaattgagtggaacatattcaaagacattaaagccaagcactacagacttgacaccactggtggattcgaaataagttatcaactatagataataatcggaaaaggacaagattcgaattgagtggaacatattcaaagacATTAAAGCCAaccactacagacttgacaccactggtggattcgaaataagttatcaactagagttaataatcggaaaaggacaagattcgaattgagtggaacatattcaaagacattaaagccaagcactacagacttgacaccacttgtggattcgaaataagttatcaactagagttaataatcggaaaaggacaagattcgaattgagtggaacatattcaaagacattaaagccaagcactacagacttgacaccactggtggattcgaaataagttatcaactagagttaataatcggaaaatgacaagattcgaattgagtggaacatattcaaagacattaaagccaagcactacaaacttgacaccacttgtggattcgaaataagttatcaactagagttaataatcggaaaaggacaagattcgaattgagtggaacatattcaaagacattaaagccaagcactacagacttgacaccactggtggattcgaaataagttatcaactagagttaataatcggaaaatgacaagattcgaattgagtggaacatattcaaagacattaaagccaagcactacaaacttgacaccacttgtggattcgaaataagttatcaactagagttaataatcggaaaaggacaagattcgaattgagtggaacatattcaaagacAATAAACCATACATTAAATCCaagcactacagacttgacaccactgacaaattattaaagcaaacacgaCAGACTCGACACCGCTGACAAATTAGTAAAGTAAACACTACAGACTCAACACCACTAACaagttattaaagcaaacactacagacttgacaccactgacaaatttgaccgaatacagacaaatactcgattgaaattaattcccaaatagctcttgggccaacttcttcaacagctctttcttaTGGTCATCGGGGTTCTCTTCGGAAGCTAGCTTTAGATACAAATTGGTttttgtaacaccctctaaaccccacataataatatatcataaatcagagtaaaatgcataacacagagggtgtcacacttattctccaaaaacataaatcaaaacacctgtcatgctcataataaatatataaattttccaactttaatgtcgcaacatcatatgcatagcacagcggatttatttcaactccaaaatttaatataaagagagttcataagtaactcttaacatcaaggtacaaaactaaacgtttcccggtgttacataacagagcatgactcccctaactaaaccgtaaatgaaagactagctcctccaactaaccctcgcgagaagctccactatcttcggtacctgagcgatgtcgcatagaacatcattccaacagaagggtgagaactcatatcatatggataagcataataataaataatgtaaaagcttatctatgctccacataaattactcacattcactaacaaataataaattatgtaattttaacataattaatcaagttcacagttatggcaaatactccataaattatagctcaattagaacatatataatagtctctaattaccaccacatcaaatctctccaaaaatatcaccataacacatatgactcaagtgagacccgtgcaaatgcctttggtaccaaagttgttatccttagcggtatcaccgcgtccactccagacagataaccaccaataaagccctcgctctaggcttcaaaaccactccagttttgggacaagtcactagcctccacgagaactagcaaacattgcctcttgacaactatgcagtgtattgtgcaaaactcaactaacatatgcatattcagaccatctccaagtcctaattattttagcatattcatcaccagttgcacaaaacacatattacatgttatcaattatacaacttgcaatcacaacaacttagcatctcaaacataacatcaattcagaaacaacatcatataatgattattaaaaatagatgtaaattaaatataattcatatataacaggttctgcaactatttcctaaagacttgatttctctctaaattttcccaaaaactcgcgacatgttcatgctcgccatctcgtgacatctcactgcacaactcgccatgtcgcgacatctcacgacatctccctacgcaactcgccatgtcgctgaataactcgccatgtcgcgacatctcacgacatctccctacgcaactcgccatgtcgcgacatcttcctgcgcaactcgccatgtgcgcgcaccacacataatgaactattaaacagatgtaaattatcaaatatactcagaaaaatctaatatttttatcatggttccgtatacacgttttgtaaacctctataatttttcaagtcacaattcaaagtacaaaaatcaggaaaaatcgtacactaaccgcagttcgtaagaaactggacagcttaacctatactcactaaaatacacataactcgagctacagacgtcggaatgacgtgaaaccagtggcaaaagttttgtaacagaaaaacctacaacttttatgaagactacttcttcaaattcggccattaacataggacgaaaaagggtacaagagaacgtaaatttctgcgcatcatgcaagcctatcatctacccccaaaatcatctaaaagccaaaccctaactatttcaatttgggaatttttgcaacctagggttcctaaatcatgctttctatcattatccactatcataccaatccataaaacatgaattcaaacccttacctcttgtagatcagttctaagttttctcctctccttctctgctttcacgtgtttcttgttctgcttctcttctaatccttattttttttcttttctttctttctatttcactcctaacccttaaatagccatacaatgggccccactctcaattactcacactaaaccctaaaaccttatttatctatatcacataatcacttaattatctaataaaatcacttaattaccatataccataatactaattaaaataaaataataaataacctaataacataaaatggggtgttacagttttcatcaattggttagtctctgcttgcaccgctgctatcttctccaatcgtacaagctctttctccttcatacctTCGAATTTATCCCAACCCCAACCTTTGTCCTCCTCCAAGGGAGCTTCTCTacatttctttttattctttcttttagctgcctccctaccgattggacgaggaattgatcctatagaggttgagccacatgcatctctgtcgtgagatctcttagatccactacttgctgagccactatttcctcctacttgactacaaaaacgtggcAGATCACGGAGTTGCatccattcttccatcaaagtaaattgaacaTTCTTCCCACAGGCGAATATTTCCCgcgcttttgccaaaacatc is a window of Lotus japonicus ecotype B-129 chromosome 5, LjGifu_v1.2 DNA encoding:
- the LOC130720377 gene encoding uncharacterized protein LOC130720377 produces the protein MRYPSQTPPSSGHMPMVNENFPSVDAPEFPEFSTQMSFGGNHPAANHTTPNQEDTTPKSKKTQSPAWSTAQNLVLISGWINCGTSSVVGKNHRGETFWRDIAEYCNEHCSFDPPRDGNACRNRWNYMNKILGKWIGAYDAAKRQQASGWSDNDVLAKAREIFACGKNVQFTLMEEWMQLRDLPRFCSQVGGNSGSASNRAPHSRKYVRKDHAAANRRLIEDYFANEPTYDDTMFRRRYRMQKHVFLRIGADLSSSDNYFTQRVDAAYKEGISPLTKCTTAMRMLAYGVAADAVDEYIKIGGTTALECLRRFCKGIIRLYEHEYLRAPTEDDLQKILHVCEMRGFPGMIGSIDCMHWEWKNCPKAWEGQFTRGDKGTTTVILEAVASHDLWIWHAFFGCPGTLNDINVLDRSPVFDDVEQGKAPNVNYFVNQRPYNMTYYLADGIYPSYPTFVKSIRLPQSEPDKLFAQVQEGCRKDIERAFGVLQARFKIIREPARLWDIVDLGIIMRSCIILHNMIVEDERDSYAQRWTDFEQSGEGGSSTPQPYSTEVLPAFANHVRARSELRDSNVHHELQADLVKHIWTNFANAS